gtttaagacattttatttactttaNctcatgctacattgaagaagaatgaagtttgattgttgtaaaacaatttagagtaatttagagttattgtatttcattaatattgtttaagacattttatttactttaggttacatttacatcatggttaattatgaccataAAGTGTGAATGTTATTCTTGGAATGCGTCTGATAGTCCATTTTAAGCTCTATAAAGCCAttgccaatgactaagttttttgcaattctatgtagtttaggttacatgtagaatcattcaagctcgacatgatcaatcttgcttgtggagtgattcgaatctcaaacaagtgttcttgcgttgagatatttgatcaacaagaatcattcaagctagacatgatcgatcttgtttgtggagtgattcgaatctcaaacaatgttcttgccttgagatatttgatcaacaaggtaatccgaatcttactcctcttgtagtgatttccacaTATAACTTGCAATCTCGTCCTGATAGGCAATAAGGTAGAAAATCTCCTTAATTATCCAATGGCAAAGGCTGGAATAGAGAATAGGATAAGGGCAAAGGCTGGAATAGAGAATATTCCATCAGTTAGTTGAACTGGGGAGCTTGTTTTCTCTGTCAagaatctttctttctttctttctttctttctttttcttcttcttttgataggaaacaaaccattcattgatgaaatgaaattacaaaaggaTGATCCTATCCAGTggaatctttctttctttctttggtgttcaaacaaaaagtaaacCCATCTTTTACCAACTGGATTGAATCATTTCTTAGTGTGTACTATGTTCTAACGTGAATGCATTTAGAATTACAATGGATTTgtgtttttcaatttgaacTGGAATCTATTTTGGTAGTTTGATTTAATGGAAGCATTTTTATTCTCATTCTCTTGATTTTGGGTAATGGCTGCAGTGGCAGATTCTTAGGGCTTCCACATTTGAAGAAAACCTAGTGAAATCGTTGCACTATTTGCACCCAAGTAATGCAGTAATTgagtgataaaaaaaaattgaagtaattTATTCGAAGTATTTATTGTttacctttttgttttatttttcttttaagagctAGCTATGATTTAACACTCAGACATCCGATAGAAAGTCttaattaattgagttatatttGGGTTGGCATGGACTTTTATGTTCATCTTTTCGTCTTTGAGATTGAGTTCCACTctcaaatttattgatttgattACTTCAACCGTGCTGCTCACTATAGGATGAATTCTAGCACTATACTCGGGTTGGTGTGGTGTGGACTTTTATGTTCTTCTCCCCATTTTTTTGATTGAATTCCACTctcaaatttattgatttgaCGGCTTTTACCGTCCTATTCTCTAGGATGAATTCATGGTGTGGACTTTAAGTTCcactaaaatttattgattcaaTCACTTCAACCATGCTATTCTCTGAGATGAATTCGTGCACTATTAGGTTCATCCCTCTTTACTCTTTATGTTATTTTGGAAGAGTTTTTGTGCTGTTGGGGTCTTATTGGAGGGCACACCTTCTAAATAGGGCCACATATACACTAATTCAAGACATAGGGTAGGTACAACAAATACTTTACCCACATTTTCTAGTtttcaactaatttatttagtaaCAAAAGCTGGGAACTTCATTGTTGGAAAATCTTCAAATCAAAAACTCTTCCACAGCCACTTCAGGGATAAAGATTGAGGACATATCATCGGGACAGTCTCTATAAATGAAATCCACGTCTATTTTACTTTCTTGAAAGCTTCATTTgtaatatatcatatcatatcaccgagtttctcttaaaaataattctaaactttatcttaaaaataattgcggaactctaaaaaatttaaataatatcctTATAACTtgataaaaagtttaaaaatatcataatccAAATAATGGATgggaaatatataaaaatagctaataatttattttaaacatatccttaaatttttaaaagagtttaaaaatactcttaaacatttaaaaatgtttttttttagttttcaaaagtttGTTAAAATccttaaacataaatttcaaaaacattcaaaaacttttaaaaataatattaatgctcttgatttttcagaaaaaaataaataaataaaagtttttactattaattctttaaatttaaaaaaaaaaaaatgatgtatgTGACGTagataaacaatttttatctCTATATTAactgtaataattttttaagaatattttctaaaatagtaTTAATGGTAAgtgtattattttaactatttcaGTCAGGTccctcaattttatttattttcctctaTTTCCCCCTCTTTTTAAGGTGCAGATTAAAAACATGTTCTGGGAGGGGCTATTGTGCAACAGAAGCAGCGAGGTACGTGGCCAACCAAACAAAGGGAAGACATggtcaaaataaattaaatcccAACATTGACCAAATATAGAACAACATTAATAGCACCAAAATCACACCCCTTTTACGTGGAGGACATCACCCTTACAATGCTGGTCACACAACACAAAAGCCTAAGTAAGGACACAATTTGGgataccaaaaataaaaataataaataaaaactcgtCATTTCCTCCTTCAAAACgatcctcctctcgaacaaagaaaaaaaaacgaaccCAGAAATCTGACATTATGGTATGTTTCAAACTCgttctttatttgatttcttcttaaTATTGTGTTTTCACATGTCTTTTGCTATTTCGATAGGCAAATTCAGCATCAGGAATGGCAATTCACGATGACTGCAAACTAAAGTTTCTGGATCTTAAGACCAAAAGAAAGTTCAGGTTCATTGTGTTCAAGATCGATGAGAATATCCAGCAGGTGACGGTCGAGAGAGTCGGTGGTCATGATGAAACCTACAATAACTTCCTTGCAGCCATCCCTGCTAATGAATGTCGTTACGCTGTCTATGATTTCGACTTTACAACTGACGAGAATTGCCAAAAGAGCAAGATCTTCTTTATTGCCTGGTATTATCCCGACATATTTATCATACTATTTAAATCACTAAATTAGATCGTCTTGGTGTGAAGTTTAGGTTGATTTACTAACTTacgaacttttttttttttttattccgtaaaattttataatttgtttatgtAGGTCACCCGACTCGTCGAGAATAAGAAGTAAAATGTTGTATGCGAGCTCGAGAGATAGATTCAAGAGAGAATTGGATGGAATTCAAGTTGAATTACAGGCAACAGATCCGAGTGAGATGAGCATTGATATCATTAAAGCAAGAGCTATCTGAATTCCCCacaaacaaaagtaaaaagttttttttactgCAACCAAACATTATGTTTTTTACCTTACAAGTTTTACCCCACTCTCCTTTCTTGTCAAAAATTTACCATTAGTTTTCCTGTTCTTTTGGGTCAATTCTCATATTGACACgtgtcatttatttatatagtttGTCCCTTTTGCATATTTTACGTCTCCAATTTCttgtaataatatataaaaattaaattactcttataaatttatgaatttttatattaaatttaattaacttgTTATTcggttcaatttattttgtaattttttaattaaaaagtttctaatttattagatatatattaaaaaaaaattaaaatccgcccataaaatttaaaatttaagaaattatttttttcttcgttaAACCTCCGACTTCTTAATCaataatacatattttataCTAGTTGAGTTGTATTCATATCGCTAGTGTcgtaattataaattatttattgttttttttttataataaattaaccaaaaagatatcaaatattattaatatttatatttaatagaaaaaaatggaaatgcaTAGCTggattaatatttatattattttgagaatccaaaaaataaaattttaatccagCTATGcattcccttttttttctgttcttttaaaattttggaccgtacattatattttcaaattataaataataaaaatatatttatatattaacatttaaaaaaccATTGCAATTTAANATTAAAGTCTTAAACTTGTATAAATGAATCAATTTAGATattcaatttgaaaattgttcATGCATCAATACTCATATTTGTGCTAACGGTTGTGCGTCAAATGCTACAACCACAAAACTATGATACTAATTGTTGTAGCGAATGTGGAATGCATGTACTCACAACTACAATGAACGGAATTAAAGaaagagacaccaagatatttatGTGGTTCGGAGAAAAGAAATTCTCCTACATCCACAGGTACCAAACAATCACTAATAATCAAAGTGTTACAAGGGAATACCTCACTCTTACACTACAAAGACTCATCAAAATGTCACTCAAGAAATATAATGTGACACCCAAAactctattaaattttgatattagcAACCTCCTAGATAAGCCCATTATATAGGGACAATTATGTATTTGAAACttagatttatttatgaaaaaaattaagagtttatttaatatagttataagtttataaggatctttttccttcttctttgagttaaaaataaaaaaaataaaaaaaaaaattttaaaaaaaattatttattaaatgggCCCACGTTGTCGGGTCGACCACGATCATTATAAATAAAGCAATTGCATCTAATTCTATCTAAAACGTCGACGTTTCACCTTGCCGACATCTCCATATCGTATCTGACTGACGTGGCAAAATTGCATTGATTAGCGCTTTTTAGCTGTCCATAAGCTACGATTAAAACGCGTAGTCGACTCCAACGGATCGCCAAAATTACCCGCCAACACTAACCGTCAGATCAAATTTTGACCACAGTCACTTACTAGTCAAACAAATCAACGGCTGACAAATCAGCACTGCGTCAAAAACCATGGACCTCACATGCAAATCCCACTGTCAGTTGTAAGGCTTACACCACCACCGTTTTTTGATGAGCTCTCCGACCTctgagtatatatatatgtaaaggCCCACAGAGGATAGCGATAAACGTAGGTGAAaatttttggagatttttcatttctaatcATTTTTGCTCCGAATTCTGAGAACGATGGTTGCGGCGCCAGAAAATTCCGATTCCTCTCCTGCTTCAGTGCCGCCGCCGGCGTCAGTTGAGGATAAGGAGAAAGCCTTGGTTCCAGTGCCAGTCTCTAATAGTaatctctctttttccctCTATGTTATCTGTTCGTTGTGGTGCTTTGATTGTTGCTTGCGATTGCGATGATATCGATTTGTTCATTTCTGTCTCATTTCTTACCTTGATTTATCCCGATATGAAGTGTTGGAGTGCTTGAATTATAGGCTTAGGCGAATTGTTGTGTGCTTTTTTCTTCATCGAGCGCGTACTGTGCATAGATTAGGAATTCAGGCCTTCGTCTTGCTATACTTTTCACACTCTGTTTGATCGTCGAGAAATGGATCTAGTCGAAGAATAGATTCTGTACAAATTTGATTGGGAGTGATGCCGATGCGTGGAAATTTGTTAGATCCAATTGAAATGATGAACACCATATCACGATAATGAACTCTTTCTGATGTTAGTATTGCATTGTTGGAGAAAGTCAAATGTAAATCCATCGCCTTCATATCTGTCGAAgttcttttaattctattcGTATGGGAGAATATTTTCCTCTTCATTAACATGCCGAACGTttcactcttctttttcaaagtTCAATGACGCGAAAACATCAATGTTTAGGGTTGCATTTGGTATTTATCCAATAAGTTAGGTTCGAATTGAATCgatatttttatctttctttgtattttagtACCATTTTGGTCTTTTATTTCCTAAGTACTTCTTAATTCGCAATCCCAGCATAATACTATTCACAGAAAGTCTCGTTTCACTCTTTTCCCGGATTTCCAGAGATGAAGAGAAATAAGTTTTTGTGCCTCTTGAAtaatttttcctctctttGTGTTTGTTATCAGTGACATATGCTGTAATGGGCCCATAGGCGTTTCTGATACTCTTTGGTTTTAACTGCCACTTAATTTATTCTTCAATATGCTTAAAGTGACAAATTGAAGATTATGCTTTAgctttttattaattgtttCCTTTATAGGTGTAAAGGAAGACATTGTTCATAAAAAAAGCTACAAATTGACATTATAGCTTTCTCTAATATGATTGTTTAGTAATTAGCAGTTGGGTAAGGTAGAATCAAGGCATTCGTCTTTATCAATACTTTTGAAGATGCTAATGCTAATAATGCATCACAGCTGTCTAGCGTCGTCTTGAAGAATGATCTGTGTCCTTTCTGTCATTTGATTCTTCTTACTCGATAAAATTGGCCAAGAATTTTAACTAGACTTGTTTAAGTTGCATCTTAACGACATACTACCTTATGGTTTTAACTTGCCATCTGTTTACTTTCCTTGGTAACTATTGATGGGGTGACAGACAGGGTTCAGACAATCGGTCTAACTCTCACCATGGATAGAGTTAGACATTTTGCCTGTGATTTGAAAATCATTACTCAGTTTGCTTTATACTGCGTATACTTCAattcattttcatccaaatttcTAGCTAAAGTTAATATAGCATTGCTTTTGTCCCACCTTGATAACTTTTGTTTCCATCTTTTATTATAGCTTGTTTGATTTTCCTTCTAGTTTAATGGCTTTGTACTGTATTATACAGTTACCTTTGTTTATTGCATTAATTAGCCTGAAAACTCTATCTTTGGGTGCTTTTATAATTGCTTTACTGTTGGATCTTGGCAGAAACCAAAGAAGATTCTGTACCAAAGAAAGCCTCCGGTGGATCAATTGACAGGGGTGAGCGTACAGCACGCATCTTATCCCATCTAAGTCTTCTAGTTTtacaacaataaaatatttttaaaccttTGTGCTGAAATCACAAGATTGTCCTGAAGAATGCTATATTTGCTGTGGTAACAAGTTGATCGTTCACAAACTGACCTGATCCTCAATTGTCTTAGATATCGCTCTTGCGGAGgttgaaaaggagaaaaggtTTTCCTTCATCAAGGCCTGGGAAGATAGTGAAAAATCAAAGGCTGAGAACAAGTAAGGCTTTGATTGAACTCATCCTATTTACTTATTAGATACAGGGGAGCGACCTGGATTCTGAATCCCAACATTCATTGCTCTAATCTccaaacttaaaattcaacCTTTTCCTGTATCACATCAGTATTCATGTCATGATATGAACTTATGAACTGAAATATTTGTCTGACAATTTAATAGGGCACAGAAGAAGCTCTCTGCTGTTTCTGCATGGGAGAACAGCAAAAAAGCCAACCTTGAAgcaaagttgaaaaaaattgaggtAACTATTAATCCCTGTTCCTATTCTCTGGTTTAACAATAATTTCCAACTGGACATTTGAGGGATGTTGAACACATCTCTTTGTAGAGAACACTctgcactctttattaacactaatcgagaagagatttaCAAGGCTATAAAAATTATTGCACTCTATaccttttatttcttttggatGAAAACCTAGTTAGGATGGAGAATATTTACAATAGAATCTATCCCTAAAATATCTCGATCTTTGGGTGGAGGGTATTTATCTATTCCTAagatatcttaatatttttcataaaatatctgGATCTTTTTCTTAANGATTTGCGATCCCAGGTAAGATCGGTTCAGGATCATGGGATCCTTTTCTATCAGATAGGAAGGGCTGTTGCACAAAATGTAGGTAcctttattcttaaaatacctcaatcatgaaaaaatgaatatgggtTCATACAATTAGAGTATAAATGGTAACGAGaaatagagtaaaaaaaaCGTGAAATATTCTGGATTtgatttgagaaagaaaagtgGATAAGGAGAAGTGTGGAATTGTAGTATAACAAGGTTGAGAATAACAGGAacaattggagaagaaaaaggctgaatatggagaaaaaatgaaaaacaaagtaGCCATCATTCAcaaagaagcagaagaaaagaaggcaaCGGTGGAAGCGCAACGGTCGGAGGAGCTGCTAAAGGCGGAGGAGACGGCTGCCAAATTCCGAGCAACCGGAACCATCCCAAAGAAATTTTTGGGATGTTTTTAAATGTGTGATCGATTAATAATCCTGTGTGTATTTTTCCTGTTTTTTGGTGTAAATCTTTTCATGTTTGGATGTTCGTCTTCGTCTTCTCCGTCTTCATAGTGTTtaagaattttgttttgtttatataaaaatgtaaGATAAAAGTGGtgttttttgggttttgtttgtgTGTTTCAAAAACTATAGTAAACTTTAAAAGCTCATTTCCATGAATTATACCATTTACACTGTGAATTGTTCACTAATTATTGCTTTTACTAATTTACCCTCTCATTTCTTAATCCTAGAGATATCTACTAGAGATTCTGTCTTCGTCCTCATCtactcatttcatttttaattctcactttctaaaaatttataaggaTTAGGTTTTATGCTAAGGttataacataatttttaaaatttcaattttcaatattactaacataatttttaacattatatataaataaataaataaataaataaataaataaataaataaataaagtgggATGAAAAATGTAATCTTCATTCCTAACTTCATTAAATTAACTTGAAATATCTCATGTAACTTTTTGACGCGTTCAGTGTGTTGGAGGATGAAAGTTCTACAtctgctaatttagggaaggaTCATGTTTATAAACCAAGAATACTCTCTTTTGGTTTGAGACTTTTTGAGAAATCACAGAGCatgctaatttaggaaataattatgagtttataataaaaaaaaatactatctccatttgGTTTGAAACCTTTTgaggaagtccaaagcaaaatcacgagaggttatgctcaaaatgagcaatattataccattgtgtaGAGTCGTGGTCGTCTAACACAATGTGGTCCCAcaagttaaaatttttaatatatttgaatgtttaatataattttaatattattgtttgtttgaattcaagaaaaaagataagGTGGatctgtttttttaattttatatgatgtGTGAcagaaacaatattttaaaaaaattaattatgaatgaaattacCCAATCTACATTTGAAAGACCAATCCGCTGGCCGTACAAATAAATCACCACCAAAATAGAAGGggttaaaatggtaattttcttaatatttttttcccaCAATTCGCCCCCTACCATAGTTAAGCTATTCCGCCATTTTTGATGAAGGCACTCCTCTTCCACTCTTTCCCCTCCCCCGCCCGTTCATTAATTCCACTCACAAGACTTCTTTCCGCCGTCCATTGCCGGAGCTCCGTCCGTTCATTGACAGTCATGGCCGCCACCAATCCCTCTAATGGAGCATCTCCGCCGGAGCACGCAGCTGGCACCTGGTACTCCGTGCCGGAGCTCCGGCTCCGAGACCATTACTTCTCTGTGCCTCTCAATTACTCTCTAGATCACTCTTCTCCCAAGATCTCCGTTTATGCGCGGGAAGTTGTTTCAGGTTAATCAAATCTTAATTTCACTTTAAATTTACTTTcgatttgttgaaaattttgaatatcgTAATCTAGTGGTGACTGTTCTAGACCACTtgcatacatatattttttctgtTCATTGATTGATTTTGTGGAGTTATGATGTCATTGTTGTTAATTAGAATTAGGTTAAAACAGTGATATCCATGAAGCACTTCTGCAATTTCTATCTTAGTGCAAAACTGAAACTGATAGTCACCTTGTGGCGGCTTCcttcaataatttcttcttATCCATGTAAAACATCACAAATAAGGTAGTTGCTTCTtgtataaagaataaaaaggtTCGTCTCTCATGTTAAATTCTCATTGTAAAAGGCTCCTTCTAATGTAGGAATCTATCACATTAATAGGATATTATTCGTTAAGTAATTTTATTCGTCATCTCTATCAATTTCAACGGTTCTATTTCTTTCATACttgtataaaaaattatgaagctGGAAAACAAGTTGTGTCACTCTATGAAGAACACTCCTCGTGGAGAGTTGCATTCTTTTTCAAGAAATAAGTTCATTGATCTATgtaatgtattaaaaaaacgGAGAAAGAAAGCCTCAAACCATTGGAGTTACATTAACATTCTCCAATTGGTCTGAGAAAAACTGTAAGAGAACAAGAAGAGAATTTAGTTCTTACCAAGATAAAGCAAGGAAAAGAACACTATCATAAAAATGTTATAGGGTTTCTTAATGGGGTTATGCTTATGGTATTTGGTAAATgagcaaaattttcaaatcttatccttttttttattttctaattaaaattttgagaaagttAGAATTTAATCTCTATGGTTCTATGGTTTTAAATGTTAGAAATCATCTCTATGGTTTGATAAAACATTCGTTAATGATCCTTACCACCGGGACTATTTATGTGTGTTTTATCAAACCATTGGGAATATTTATGAGGTTTTAGCTAACTCCAAGGACGAAAATCTAGTGATCTTCCTCCAAATCATATGGACTAAATTTTTACTTGTGATTAAATTGTTGCAGAATGCAATATGGGCTCTAAAAAATTTTCTGAACATCTCAGTCAGAATACAAATAGTTTTCTTGCATCTTCTAGGAGTTGAGTGTTGCTGAAGCTACTGATTCAGGGACTTCTTAAATATTGAATGATATTATAACCAAATCCTTCAAATACTGAAAGCTATTTGGTGATGATTACTTGATTTGCAATCCGTCCCTTTCTCGAAAGAATTATTTTGTCAGTTCCTATATGTACCtgggttgtttttgtttttgggcatttatgttttgttaaatcaattatgattttagTAATTGCGACCCTTAACAAATACAGATTCTGCATTGCAGTGGGGAAAGAAGACTCACCAATGCCATACCTTGTATACTTACAAGGTGGACCTGGATTTGAGTGTCCCCGACCGACTGAAGCAAGTGGATGGATACAAAAAGCATGCGAAGAATTTCGTGTTATATTGATGGACCAGGCATGGCTTTTGTCGACTACCTTTGAGCAACAGCATTTGAAATATAAACAACTATTGTCATGATCTTTTATTCCACTTATATATGTATATCACTGCAGCGGGGAACAGGATTATCGACTCCTTTGTCTCCATCGTCCATGTCGCAATTCCAAAGTGCAGAGGACTTGGCCAACTACTTGAAACATTTTCGAGCTGATAACATAGTGAATGATGCTGAATTCATTAGGACTCGTCTTGTTCCTGATGCTGCACCTTGGACCATTTTGGGTCAGGTATGCAATTtagtgtttcttttttagtttcaaattttgtaatcAACATGTTTAGCATGGCGCTCTTTACTCGTCCTTACTTTATTAGATGACTTCTAGTCTTTGCAAGCAACACATTGAGTTTAGTACTTTTCGCTCAACATGTTGAACTTACATAAAGCAATTAGCAGACTTGTTAGCTTTGGGATTTCTAAATGTGGCTTTGCTTTATATAAGTTATTGCCTTCTGTTGTGTGGTAATTTAAATCACTGCAAATTCCAAGATAATCTCTTTCCCTGTACAGAGCTATGGTGGGTTTTGTGCAGTTACGTATTTGAGTTTTGCACCAAAAGGATTGAAACAAGTCCTCATAACTGGAGGAATCCCTCCAATAGGGAATGGATGCACGGCAGATTCTGTCTATAGAGCATGCTTTGAAAAgattattattcaaaatgaaaaatactaCAAGAGGTATCCTCAGGATGTCGAAATCGTCCATGAAGTTGTGAAATACTTGGAGGAGAATGGAGGCGGGGTGAGTACATTCGTGATTTATGTCATCATAATGCTATAAAAAACCCGAAGGAAATGCTTAAATGTCTCTCAGATCCCTTTACAACT
This portion of the Cucurbita pepo subsp. pepo cultivar mu-cu-16 chromosome LG08, ASM280686v2, whole genome shotgun sequence genome encodes:
- the LOC111800765 gene encoding actin-depolymerizing factor-like, translated to MAIHDDCKLKFLDLKTKRKFRFIVFKIDENIQQVTVERVGGHDETYNNFLAAIPANECRYAVYDFDFTTDENCQKSKIFFIAWSPDSSRIRSKMLYASSRDRFKRELDGIQVELQATDPSEMSIDIIKARAI
- the LOC111799524 gene encoding remorin, encoding MVAAPENSDSSPASVPPPASVEDKEKALVPVPVSNKTKEDSVPKKASGGSIDRDIALAEVEKEKRFSFIKAWEDSEKSKAENKAQKKLSAVSAWENSKKANLEAKLKKIEEQLEKKKAEYGEKMKNKVAIIHKEAEEKKATVEAQRSEELLKAEETAAKFRATGTIPKKFLGCF
- the LOC111799530 gene encoding uncharacterized protein LOC111799530, yielding MKALLFHSFPSPARSLIPLTRLLSAVHCRSSVRSLTVMAATNPSNGASPPEHAAGTWYSVPELRLRDHYFSVPLNYSLDHSSPKISVYAREVVSVGKEDSPMPYLVYLQGGPGFECPRPTEASGWIQKACEEFRVILMDQRGTGLSTPLSPSSMSQFQSAEDLANYLKHFRADNIVNDAEFIRTRLVPDAAPWTILGQSYGGFCAVTYLSFAPKGLKQVLITGGIPPIGNGCTADSVYRACFEKIIIQNEKYYKRYPQDVEIVHEVVKYLEENGGGVPLPCGGILTPKGLQTLGLSALGSSTGFERMHYLFERVWDPIIVPGAPKRISYFFLNAISGWLSLDSNPLYGLMHESIYCQGASSRWSAQRIMNELENKFDATKAVKEGCPVYFTGEMIFPWMFDEIHALKPFKDAANILAEKEDWPPLYDIAALKNNKVPVAAAVYYEDMYVNFKLAMETASQIAGIRLWVTNEFMHSGLRDGGPQVLDHLMGLLNGKKPLF